The proteins below come from a single Sinorhizobium fredii genomic window:
- a CDS encoding sensor domain-containing protein — protein MENTQRSVWEQFTQFDYALEVIFDAVAQPIIVKDEHSRFRFLNIAACALLGRARRDLIGRTDRDILPAQEADRIRAMDRQVLETGEEFSFEEDITVADGTVKSLVTQKRRVELASGGSKERLLVVTILDVTACRKAEAELRASEEHYRSLIELHPQVPWTADPSGEVLELGPRWKEITGFEAALGSEREKAIHPDDLENVQRLWSRSLSTGDPLDVEFRLASAEGGHRWFRSRAAARKAGDGTIVRWYGLLEDVDDRRRALEAAKESEARFRAIADDAPVMIWVTAESGAATYHSRLWLETTGQTSEQARGLGWADAVHPENRQKVEAGFEAAMRDRKPVRVEYRLRRADGSWAWVIDLGQPRFASDGRLLGYVGIALDITELRKAEQERMLAQKQIHHMARHDALTGLPNWQSLREEFARISDKLVPDTKIAILCLDLEGFKAVNDAYGRASGDLLLRRVADRLRNCVRQSDILCRLGGDDFVVLRTGIKSNDEARNLARQLIDVVEVPYELAGSHVDLGVIVGLAAAPKGDQAIDELIQAADIALDQAKAGGRGTYVEYEPGMDTHLQAKQQMKVLLRRALANSELDVHYQPLVNLHTGRITTCEALVRWSHPERGQISPAEFIPVAEEAGLIGSLGEWVLRQACIEAAKWPRHIGVAVNLSPLQFRDRRLAATVCDILKETGLNASRLQLEVTESVLLDECDGNLQILKEIRELGVKVAIDDFGTGYSSLSYLRTFRFDKIKVDRSFVSDLPAGKESLAILRAVAGIGRTLGITTTVEGVEAPDQLTIIKAEGFDEAQGYLFARPLPAAQLRELMLSWREKCSP, from the coding sequence ATGGAAAACACGCAACGCAGCGTATGGGAACAGTTTACGCAGTTCGATTACGCACTCGAGGTCATTTTCGATGCCGTCGCTCAACCAATCATCGTGAAGGACGAACATTCGCGTTTCCGCTTCCTCAACATTGCCGCCTGTGCCCTGCTCGGGAGAGCGCGTCGCGATCTGATCGGACGCACAGATCGCGACATCCTACCGGCGCAGGAGGCCGATCGCATTCGTGCGATGGACCGCCAGGTTCTTGAGACCGGGGAAGAATTCTCGTTTGAGGAAGACATCACGGTAGCAGACGGGACTGTCAAAAGCCTTGTGACACAGAAGCGTCGTGTCGAACTCGCCAGTGGCGGCTCAAAGGAGAGGCTGCTGGTGGTGACGATCCTGGATGTGACTGCATGTCGCAAGGCGGAGGCGGAGCTCCGCGCCAGTGAAGAGCATTATCGATCCTTGATCGAGCTCCATCCTCAGGTCCCATGGACTGCCGATCCGTCCGGAGAGGTTCTCGAACTAGGCCCGCGCTGGAAAGAGATCACCGGATTCGAAGCCGCCCTCGGCTCCGAGCGCGAAAAGGCGATACACCCCGACGATCTTGAGAACGTGCAGCGGCTGTGGTCGAGATCGCTTTCAACGGGGGACCCATTGGACGTCGAATTTCGGCTGGCGAGCGCCGAGGGAGGCCACCGTTGGTTTCGCAGTCGTGCGGCTGCACGAAAGGCGGGGGACGGTACGATCGTCCGGTGGTACGGGCTCCTGGAAGATGTCGATGATCGCCGAAGAGCCTTGGAGGCCGCAAAGGAGAGCGAGGCCCGTTTCCGGGCAATCGCGGACGACGCGCCGGTGATGATCTGGGTGACCGCTGAAAGCGGCGCTGCCACTTACCACAGTCGTCTTTGGCTCGAAACGACCGGCCAGACCAGCGAGCAAGCTCGAGGTCTTGGATGGGCCGATGCAGTTCACCCGGAGAACCGCCAAAAGGTTGAGGCTGGGTTCGAGGCGGCGATGCGCGACAGAAAACCCGTCCGGGTGGAATATCGTCTCCGGCGTGCCGACGGCAGCTGGGCTTGGGTCATCGATCTCGGGCAGCCACGCTTTGCCTCCGACGGGCGGCTTCTCGGCTATGTCGGCATTGCGCTCGACATCACCGAACTCCGCAAGGCGGAACAAGAGCGAATGCTGGCGCAGAAGCAAATTCACCACATGGCGCGACACGATGCCTTGACGGGATTGCCGAATTGGCAGTCCCTCCGCGAGGAGTTCGCGCGCATATCGGACAAGCTCGTGCCGGACACGAAGATCGCAATTCTCTGCCTGGATCTCGAAGGCTTCAAGGCGGTCAATGACGCCTATGGTCGAGCCAGCGGCGACCTGCTGCTGCGCCGTGTCGCCGATCGACTGCGAAATTGCGTCAGGCAGTCCGACATCCTCTGCCGCCTCGGCGGAGACGATTTCGTCGTCTTGCGCACCGGCATCAAGAGCAATGACGAAGCGCGCAACCTTGCTCGGCAGCTCATCGATGTCGTTGAAGTCCCGTATGAGCTCGCAGGATCGCATGTCGATCTCGGGGTCATTGTCGGGCTTGCGGCTGCTCCGAAGGGTGACCAGGCGATAGACGAGCTTATCCAGGCTGCCGATATTGCACTTGATCAGGCCAAAGCCGGCGGCCGCGGCACATATGTAGAGTATGAGCCGGGAATGGACACGCATCTCCAGGCAAAACAGCAGATGAAGGTTTTGCTTCGGCGCGCGCTGGCAAATAGTGAGCTTGACGTCCACTACCAGCCGCTGGTCAACCTCCACACGGGCCGGATCACCACCTGTGAGGCGCTGGTCCGATGGTCGCATCCAGAACGAGGCCAGATCTCTCCGGCAGAGTTCATACCGGTCGCCGAGGAAGCTGGCCTGATTGGCTCGCTTGGCGAATGGGTCCTTCGCCAGGCCTGCATCGAGGCAGCCAAATGGCCACGCCATATCGGTGTGGCGGTCAACCTTTCCCCTCTGCAATTCAGGGACCGCCGACTTGCTGCGACTGTTTGCGACATCTTGAAGGAGACGGGCCTGAATGCCTCGCGTCTACAGCTCGAAGTCACCGAGTCGGTATTGCTCGATGAATGCGACGGCAATCTTCAGATCCTCAAGGAGATCCGCGAGCTCGGAGTTAAAGTTGCGATCGACGATTTCGGAACGGGGTACTCCTCTCTCAGTTACCTGAGAACCTTCCGCTTCGACAAAATCAAGGTCGATCGCAGCTTCGTTTCCGACTTGCCGGCGGGGAAGGAATCGCTAGCGATCCTCAGGGCGGTTGCCGGAATTGGACGCACGCTGGGAATCACGACAACCGTCGAAGGCGTCGAGGCTCCAGACCAGCTCACGATTATCAAGGCCGAAGGCTTCGACGAGGCACAAGGTTACCTCTTCGCACGTCCCCTACCCGCTGCACAGTTACGGGAGCTTATGCTGTCCTGGCGTGAGAAGTGTTCGCCGTAG
- a CDS encoding DNA/RNA non-specific endonuclease, translating into MEISKFADEQLVDEIVAGREATPEVDPMRLIEQVVHRARAGAGVNFDVFESLIGENDLVEINYLERGLMAARAVCRINVAAPVGDGSDWGTGFLIGPRLLLTNSHVIASPEDALKATVEFGYELDAEGRLKRTTRFRLAPQDGFVTSPKEALDYTIVAIAESSEDGATPISDFGFLRLDARTGKTEVGQYATIIQHPDAKTKRISLRENKFVKYGDDVDPERDNFLWYSSDTANGSSGAAVFTDAWQVVCLHHAGVPDRRMIDGEEHWALTDKTTALAHIAINLPVEKVKWLANEGVRISKLIADVHQQTAVPGFARSALVDDLIADATGVKPFAGTVPGESIIGPPLMAAAPALRLVAAEARRRPTRHTHPANYFDGRDGYLSNFLPVEIPLPTLGANALRHGSPAKVAGANDDVLRYQHFSVVLNADPKRKMAFYTAVNIDGARWTNLERGDDVWFYDPRVPEELQNGDELYGNEPVPSKNYFDRGHLVRRLDPVWGEIRVAKQANDDTFQWTNCSPQYWGFNQGADLWQGLENFLLYNTDDEDVQASVFSGPLFRSDDEEHRGILIPQFFWKVIAVTDKNKRLYTSGYMVSQRDYALNIPFERLPVGPNSTKPGQNFQVPVAKIIEDTGIVFADDVLIADVYSGPSTGRALRTVADIQHPRR; encoded by the coding sequence ATGGAAATTTCAAAATTCGCTGACGAACAACTGGTCGATGAGATCGTCGCGGGGCGCGAGGCGACCCCTGAGGTCGATCCCATGCGGTTGATCGAGCAAGTCGTCCACCGCGCCAGGGCCGGGGCCGGGGTGAACTTCGACGTCTTCGAGTCCCTTATCGGCGAAAACGATCTTGTCGAAATCAACTATCTCGAACGCGGTCTCATGGCAGCCCGCGCCGTCTGCAGGATCAATGTTGCCGCACCTGTGGGCGACGGCAGCGATTGGGGAACGGGGTTTCTGATCGGACCGCGGCTGCTGTTGACCAACAGCCACGTCATCGCTTCGCCTGAAGACGCTCTCAAGGCAACGGTCGAGTTCGGCTATGAACTCGATGCCGAAGGGCGGCTGAAGCGCACGACCCGCTTCCGGCTTGCTCCGCAAGACGGTTTCGTAACCAGCCCAAAGGAGGCGCTCGACTACACGATCGTTGCGATCGCCGAAAGCAGCGAGGATGGCGCCACACCGATCTCAGACTTCGGGTTTCTTCGTCTCGATGCGCGCACCGGCAAGACGGAGGTCGGCCAGTACGCGACGATCATTCAACATCCCGATGCCAAGACCAAGCGCATCTCGCTCCGGGAAAACAAGTTCGTCAAATATGGTGACGACGTGGATCCGGAACGCGACAACTTCCTCTGGTACTCGTCCGACACCGCCAATGGATCTTCCGGCGCGGCCGTGTTCACCGACGCATGGCAGGTGGTTTGCCTGCATCACGCCGGTGTTCCCGACCGCAGGATGATCGACGGCGAGGAACACTGGGCGCTGACCGACAAGACAACCGCTCTGGCCCACATCGCCATTAATCTGCCCGTTGAAAAAGTGAAGTGGCTCGCGAACGAAGGCGTTCGCATTTCCAAGCTCATCGCTGACGTTCACCAGCAGACAGCAGTTCCCGGCTTCGCGCGCTCGGCTCTGGTCGATGATCTTATCGCTGATGCCACCGGGGTGAAGCCGTTTGCCGGGACAGTGCCAGGAGAGAGCATCATCGGTCCACCGCTCATGGCTGCCGCACCGGCCTTACGGCTTGTAGCTGCCGAGGCCAGACGCCGGCCGACGCGCCATACCCACCCGGCCAATTATTTTGACGGACGCGATGGATACCTGTCAAACTTCCTGCCAGTCGAAATCCCGCTGCCGACGCTTGGGGCCAATGCGCTGCGGCATGGTTCGCCCGCGAAGGTCGCCGGTGCAAACGATGACGTTTTGCGCTATCAGCATTTTTCTGTCGTCCTGAACGCCGACCCCAAACGCAAGATGGCCTTTTACACGGCCGTGAATATCGACGGCGCCCGCTGGACGAATCTCGAGCGGGGGGATGATGTTTGGTTCTATGACCCGCGCGTGCCAGAGGAACTGCAGAACGGCGACGAGCTCTATGGCAACGAGCCTGTCCCATCCAAGAACTATTTCGACCGCGGTCACCTGGTGCGCCGCCTCGATCCGGTTTGGGGAGAGATCCGCGTCGCCAAACAGGCAAATGACGACACGTTCCAGTGGACCAATTGCTCGCCTCAATATTGGGGCTTCAATCAGGGCGCCGATCTGTGGCAGGGGCTGGAGAATTTTCTGCTCTACAACACCGACGATGAGGATGTGCAGGCCTCCGTCTTCTCCGGTCCGCTCTTCCGCTCGGACGATGAAGAGCACAGGGGGATTCTGATCCCGCAGTTTTTCTGGAAGGTCATTGCGGTCACCGACAAGAACAAGAGGCTCTATACCAGCGGCTACATGGTCAGCCAACGGGACTATGCGCTCAACATTCCGTTCGAGCGCCTGCCTGTCGGTCCGAACAGCACGAAGCCTGGTCAGAATTTCCAGGTGCCGGTGGCAAAAATTATCGAAGACACCGGTATCGTTTTTGCGGACGATGTTCTCATAGCCGACGTCTATTCCGGACCGTCGACTGGCCGAGCATTGCGGACCGTGGCGGATATTCAGCATCCACGGCGCTGA
- a CDS encoding DUF3991 and toprim domain-containing protein: MKQDELDDLRELVTCAAALEDAGYAIDLKESTRRAVKYRRGAAIVIVIHAGRGWFDPLSDAKGDIFSLMAYLHGVGFVEATTGVAALVGYEPLKPVWSRPSRSSKPVPDVGDRWQIRRKPWPSSATWRYLRDTRSLPDAIIRDAIRQDRLREGPCGSMWAAHVDEAGRVTGWEERGPDWRGFSTGGSKRLFRLGPANALRLCVTEAAIDAMSLAALEGLRDGSLYLSTGGGWSTATEAKVKALAARPGVLLVAATDANAQGEAFAGRLQSIAEKTGCDWFRLKPTADDWNDALRQKVRKDRERREAREGLPHARRPRQG, encoded by the coding sequence ATGAAACAGGATGAACTGGATGACCTGCGCGAGCTTGTGACCTGCGCGGCGGCGCTGGAGGATGCCGGCTACGCGATCGACCTCAAGGAGAGCACGCGACGGGCGGTCAAGTACCGGCGCGGCGCCGCAATCGTCATCGTGATCCACGCGGGCAGGGGCTGGTTCGACCCCCTCTCCGACGCCAAGGGCGATATATTCTCGCTGATGGCGTATCTGCACGGCGTCGGCTTCGTCGAGGCGACGACAGGGGTCGCGGCTCTCGTCGGCTACGAGCCGCTAAAGCCGGTGTGGAGCAGACCGTCGCGGTCGAGCAAACCCGTTCCTGATGTCGGCGACCGCTGGCAAATCCGTCGCAAACCGTGGCCCTCATCTGCAACTTGGCGCTATCTGCGCGACACCCGCAGCCTTCCGGACGCTATCATTCGCGACGCCATCCGCCAGGACCGGCTGCGCGAAGGGCCCTGCGGCAGCATGTGGGCGGCGCATGTCGACGAGGCGGGCCGTGTCACCGGCTGGGAGGAGCGCGGTCCCGATTGGCGCGGTTTTTCCACCGGCGGATCGAAGCGGCTGTTCCGGCTCGGACCTGCCAATGCCTTGCGGCTCTGTGTCACCGAGGCGGCAATCGACGCCATGAGTCTTGCCGCGCTTGAGGGCTTGCGCGATGGCAGCCTCTATCTCAGCACCGGCGGGGGCTGGTCGACGGCAACCGAGGCAAAGGTAAAGGCGCTCGCGGCGCGGCCCGGCGTGCTGCTCGTTGCCGCCACCGACGCGAACGCCCAGGGCGAGGCCTTTGCGGGGCGTTTGCAGAGCATTGCCGAGAAGACCGGTTGCGACTGGTTCCGGCTGAAGCCGACGGCGGATGACTGGAACGATGCGCTCAGGCAAAAGGTGAGGAAAGATAGAGAAAGAAGGGAGGCAAGAGAAGGCCTGCCGCATGCCCGCCGACCGCGTCAAGGGTGA
- a CDS encoding transposase, with protein MANEQTLEQPLPSTAAETEGAAPAAAPKRPSTANRKAGTGHSKAGKAEPATGKAKKRGYSDNERAEKLAAIEARTSGGETLKAAIKGAGISEQTYYQWKRAGAPVEEPKAKAEANAGLETLADLVALEEENQRLRIRLAEKLRAENVELRKRLGLD; from the coding sequence ATGGCGAACGAACAGACCCTCGAACAGCCACTTCCCTCAACTGCGGCCGAAACGGAAGGCGCCGCACCGGCTGCTGCCCCGAAGCGACCATCAACGGCGAACAGGAAGGCCGGAACCGGTCATTCAAAAGCCGGAAAAGCAGAGCCGGCTACCGGCAAGGCGAAGAAGCGGGGCTATTCCGACAACGAACGGGCCGAAAAGCTCGCAGCTATTGAAGCGCGCACCTCGGGCGGCGAAACGCTGAAGGCGGCGATCAAGGGAGCGGGCATTTCCGAGCAGACCTATTACCAGTGGAAACGCGCCGGCGCCCCGGTCGAGGAACCAAAGGCCAAAGCCGAAGCGAACGCCGGCCTTGAAACGCTGGCGGACCTGGTTGCGCTCGAGGAAGAAAACCAGCGGCTACGCATCCGGCTGGCGGAAAAGCTGCGCGCGGAAAATGTCGAGCTTCGCAAGCGGCTTGGTCTGGACTGA
- a CDS encoding tetratricopeptide repeat protein, whose protein sequence is MDAPITLEIVGEDGIFRHGDAPSPIVDELDAALDRRESGSLTEVRYLSALRGIVQRQPQFIDGHAHLGYALLEQGKPKAALDACLQGLQLGENAIPASFAGRIEWGFLENRPFLRAAHGAMLCRLKLGQRKEALTLMEKMLAWNPNDNQGIRFLIGSEYLRAGKTTKASRVFIEEADQYPPYHYELGLLHFQAGNPVAAATSLRPGFVANGYVAEILSGNPDPMPLAIWHSSNLAEPEVAHDYVEQCGDLWRKTEGAIPFLRWLHVHPKVMAERAAVFDWLEALLWEHDVNRRGMLLDREEAALAAIDGRLSAEIVVQRTDRHGRSGPPWLYPQTRSWL, encoded by the coding sequence ATGGACGCACCCATTACACTCGAGATCGTAGGTGAAGACGGCATCTTCCGTCACGGCGACGCACCTAGTCCGATCGTCGACGAACTCGACGCCGCGCTCGATCGACGCGAGAGCGGCAGTCTCACTGAGGTCAGGTATCTTTCGGCCTTGCGAGGCATCGTTCAGCGTCAGCCGCAGTTCATCGATGGTCATGCTCATCTCGGTTACGCCCTCCTGGAACAGGGAAAGCCGAAGGCTGCGCTGGACGCCTGCCTGCAAGGGCTGCAATTGGGCGAGAACGCCATCCCAGCGAGCTTCGCGGGCCGGATCGAGTGGGGTTTTCTCGAGAACCGGCCGTTCCTGCGGGCGGCCCATGGCGCCATGCTTTGTCGCCTTAAGCTTGGACAGCGCAAAGAGGCGCTGACGTTGATGGAGAAGATGCTGGCATGGAACCCGAACGACAATCAGGGCATCCGCTTCCTGATCGGGTCGGAATATCTGCGGGCCGGCAAGACGACGAAGGCCTCGCGCGTCTTCATCGAAGAGGCCGATCAATACCCGCCCTATCACTACGAACTGGGGCTGCTCCACTTCCAGGCAGGCAATCCGGTTGCCGCCGCCACCAGCCTGCGCCCCGGGTTCGTGGCGAATGGCTATGTCGCCGAAATCTTGAGCGGAAACCCGGATCCGATGCCGCTGGCGATCTGGCACTCCTCAAACCTCGCCGAGCCGGAGGTCGCGCATGATTATGTCGAGCAGTGCGGTGATCTGTGGCGCAAGACGGAGGGAGCGATCCCGTTCCTGCGCTGGCTGCATGTGCACCCGAAGGTCATGGCGGAACGCGCGGCCGTGTTCGACTGGCTGGAAGCTCTGCTCTGGGAGCACGACGTCAATCGGCGCGGGATGCTGCTCGACCGCGAAGAAGCGGCGCTCGCCGCTATCGACGGCCGGTTGTCGGCGGAAATCGTGGTCCAACGCACAGACCGCCATGGTCGATCGGGGCCGCCATGGCTCTATCCGCAAACGCGATCATGGCTGTGA
- a CDS encoding DUF3085 domain-containing protein, which translates to MFTFAIADIRAVVARGRSDAAAHGGFRVPYQGISPQRLATAGLWLVGDEGVYIMSSGKLADGEKPLVVHAEECDPKTNPDYWHYKRQYFGGDDGVEFIDATELEMLMAASPDATHLKIIMDDTSMSLTLIHR; encoded by the coding sequence ATGTTCACCTTTGCAATCGCCGATATTCGCGCCGTCGTTGCCCGCGGGCGATCCGATGCCGCCGCCCATGGCGGGTTTCGGGTGCCGTATCAGGGGATCTCGCCGCAGCGGCTGGCGACGGCCGGGCTTTGGCTGGTCGGTGACGAAGGCGTCTACATCATGTCCTCCGGCAAGCTCGCCGACGGAGAGAAGCCGCTCGTCGTCCATGCCGAGGAGTGCGACCCGAAGACCAACCCGGATTACTGGCACTACAAGCGGCAATATTTCGGGGGCGACGACGGCGTCGAGTTCATCGACGCGACCGAGCTGGAAATGCTGATGGCCGCATCACCCGATGCCACGCATCTCAAGATCATCATGGACGACACATCGATGTCGCTCACCCTGATCCACCGCTGA
- a CDS encoding DUF1419 domain-containing protein, with product MTLSPIRKIFEGIADRRQMFRLFDRHAQRPNRWQCDDSALYRGEWFEIGEAEHDYMFEVLPPYFMRGEMFATREFLTDSITSVFFTLRIDGRTRYFHTYCDLADKGSTERMRAAILERETRPVRAMTREERLEHIWSSTHDDYRGYAGERWPEAMRGRRTVMLYGGVEGTFLKLLDELTRSEIAAKLPVQLRVLPDSIAA from the coding sequence ATGACCCTCTCCCCTATCCGCAAAATCTTTGAGGGCATCGCCGACCGCCGGCAGATGTTCCGCCTGTTCGACCGCCACGCTCAGCGACCGAACCGCTGGCAGTGCGACGACAGCGCGCTCTACCGCGGCGAATGGTTCGAGATTGGCGAAGCCGAGCACGACTACATGTTCGAGGTCCTGCCGCCGTACTTCATGCGCGGCGAAATGTTCGCCACGCGCGAATTCCTGACCGACTCGATTACCAGCGTCTTCTTCACGCTCAGGATCGATGGCCGGACGCGCTATTTCCACACTTATTGCGATCTCGCCGACAAGGGCTCCACGGAGCGCATGCGCGCGGCAATCCTCGAGCGCGAAACCCGCCCCGTTCGGGCGATGACCCGCGAGGAGCGTCTCGAGCATATCTGGTCGAGCACCCATGACGACTATCGCGGCTATGCCGGCGAACGCTGGCCGGAAGCGATGCGCGGCCGGCGCACCGTGATGCTCTATGGCGGCGTGGAAGGCACGTTCCTGAAGCTTCTGGACGAACTCACGCGGTCGGAGATCGCCGCCAAGCTGCCGGTGCAGTTGCGCGTCCTTCCCGACAGCATCGCGGCGTGA